A genomic window from Gossypium hirsutum isolate 1008001.06 chromosome D10, Gossypium_hirsutum_v2.1, whole genome shotgun sequence includes:
- the LOC107935413 gene encoding peroxisomal nicotinamide adenine dinucleotide carrier, protein MSDALINGLAGAGGGIIAQIITYPLQTVNARQQTERDLKKEKRKVGAIEQMCQVVKQEGWERLYGGLTPSLVGTAASQGVYYYFYQIFRNKAETAALQSQKKGIGDGSVGMLSSLVVAALSGCVNVLLTNPIWVVVTRMQTHTKISKKDHSNRLATTAPEETALPVIEPLSYGTSHVIQEVYDEAGLFGFWKGVFPTLIMVSNPSIQFMLYETMLKKLKKRRALSKQGNNGVTALEIFLLGALAKLGATVVTYPLLVVKSRLQAKQVTTGDKRHHYKGTLDAILKMIRYEGFAGFYKGMNTKIIQSVLAAAVLFMVKEELVKGVRLLLIKDGINTMKPKPL, encoded by the exons ATGTCGGACGCTTTGATTAATGGACTAGCTGGAGCCGGTGGAGGGATCATAGCTCAAATCATCACATATCCTCTTCAAACT GTAAATGCTCGTCAACAAACAGAGCGTGATCTCAAGAAAGAGAAACGGAAAGTCGGCGCCATTGAACAAATGTGCCAG GTTGTAAAACAAGAAGGATGGGAACGGTTATATGGAGGCTTAACTCCTTCTTTAGTTGGTACAGCTGCTTCTCAG ggtgtttattattatttctatcaaATATTCAGGAACAAAGCTGAAACCGCAGCACTTCAAAGCCAGAAAAAAGGGATTGGTGATGGATCAGTTGGGATGCTTTCTTCACTTGTTGTAGCAGCTTTATCTGG GTGCGTAAATGTTCTGTTGACAAATCCTATTTGGGTAGTTGTGACACGCATGCAG ACTCACACAAAAATCTCTAAGAAAGACCATTCTAATAGGTTGGCAACGACTGCTCCAGAGGAAACAGCTCTTCCGGTCATTGAGCCTCTTTCTTATGGAACGAGCCATGTG ATTCAAGAAGTCTATGATGAAGCTGGATTATTTGGTTTCTGGAAAGGTGTATTCCCAACACTGATAATG GTGAGCAATCCGTCTATACAATTTATGCTGTATGAAACGATGTTGAAGAAGTTGAAGAAAAGACGAGCTCTTAGTAAGCAGGGCAACAATGGAGTAACTGCTTTGGAG ATATTTCTTCTTGGAGCTTTGGCCAAACTCGGAGCTACTGTTGTGACATATCCTCTTCTCGTTGTAAAG TCAAGGCTTCAAGCTAAACAGGTTACAACCGGGGACAAACGGCATCATTACAAAG GGACTCTGGATGCTATTCTAAAGATGATCCGATACGAAGGTTTCGCCGGTTTTTACAAAGGTATGAACACGAAAATCATACAAAGCGTTCTCGCAGCTGCCGTGTTGTTCATGGTTAAAGAGGAACTTGTCAAGGGTGTTCGATTATTGCTTATTAAAGACGGCATTAATACCATGAAACCAAAGCCTCTTTAG